The genomic interval CACTAAAGCACCAAAGATTAAACCAATATCAGGTAGATGCCCTGACAGGACAATTTGACGGGTACTTTCAACAATAGGTGTGAGCGGATTGAGTGCCAAAAATTGCTTAACCTGAGGTGGAACAATACTGGCTGGGTAGAATACGGGAGTACTCATCCACAGTACAAAAACCACCAATTCATAGAAGTAGGGCAAATCCCGAAAGAACACGTAGAGTGTACTGACGAATAACCCAACCCCTAGGCTAAAAAGTGTGAGGGCGAGCAGCGGTAGCAACAGAGCTAAGACGTTTAGCGGATTTTTGGAAATAACCAGGGTGGTAACCGCCAACAATGGCAAAGGACCAACAGCAAACTGAAACACATTTGCCACATTAGCAGCGACCGGAAAAACGCTAACGGGTAACCGAATCTTATTTAGGAGAGAACCATTCGCAACAACGCTGGTCAATGCCTGGGTTGTTGCCGCCGAAAAGAAGTTGACAATCACCAATCCAGAAAATGCTGCTAGAGCATAATTGAGAATGGAATTACCATAGGCACTGGCAAAGGCTGTACCAAAAAGTGCCGTATAAAGTGCGGTCATGGTCAAAGGATTGAGCAAAGACCAGAACACGCCCAGGAAAGATCCCCGATACCGCGCACTCAAATTTCTTTCAACGAATACACGCAGCAGTTCCCAATACCGCTGTGCCGGAGAGAGGGACAGTTTAGACTGCATTGAGACTGCCATAGGAAAAATTAGAACCGGA from Kovacikia minuta CCNUW1 carries:
- a CDS encoding ABC transporter permease — its product is MAVSMQSKLSLSPAQRYWELLRVFVERNLSARYRGSFLGVFWSLLNPLTMTALYTALFGTAFASAYGNSILNYALAAFSGLVIVNFFSAATTQALTSVVANGSLLNKIRLPVSVFPVAANVANVFQFAVGPLPLLAVTTLVISKNPLNVLALLLPLLALTLFSLGVGLFVSTLYVFFRDLPYFYELVVFVLWMSTPVFYPASIVPPQVKQFLALNPLTPIVESTRQIVLSGHLPDIGLIFGALVGSFIVFGLGWSCFQLWRSQFMDLL